CGAAAAAATAATCAATAATTTAAAAATCTTGAAATTTTATAGAAAAATAAAGTATTTTAATTTTTATAAAACAAAGGAGACATTATGTTTGATAAAATAAATTTTAATATGCTTGATAAAATACTTCCGCCGGTAATAAATCCATTTAAGGCATTAAACAATTTAAGCCAAATTAGAGATAAGATTGCTGAAGCGAAAACGGCTGC
Above is a genomic segment from Candidatus Dependentiae bacterium containing:
- a CDS encoding LPXTG cell wall anchor domain-containing protein, coding for MFDKINFNMLDKILPPVINPFKALNNLSQIRDKIAEAKTAAFILAGLLAAILIALIILIFKRRK